A stretch of the Capsicum annuum cultivar UCD-10X-F1 chromosome 10, UCD10Xv1.1, whole genome shotgun sequence genome encodes the following:
- the LOC107843425 gene encoding cactin gives MGSGNRSSKGKSASKSGKCRRRSSDESASDSDSVSCTDSGSDSSPPTSSRSRSLSRRSSGSKSRRPRNYSEEESSSSDERNKKKKKKITEEEIALYMAKKAQKKAAKVAKKLKTQKVSGYSNDSNPFGDSNLNENFVWRKKIERDVTRGVPLDTFSMKAEKQRQRERMAEIEKVKKRREERAIEKAQREEELQMLARERARAEFQDWEKKEEEFHFDQSKVRTEIRLRQGRVKPIDVLIKQLEPSGDFDVEIDEPYVVFRGLGIKEMKELQEDIKLHIDLDRETPLHIQYWEALLVVCNWELAEARKREAMDKARVRGEELPPELAVEERGLHSSIETDVKSLLQGKGYGELEALQSQIESQMRSGTAKVVEYWEAILKRLQIYKAKACLREIHAKMLRKHLEHLEKPLESRDVEVEETLKTDEEDVDRELNDAQAMSPEPFLNEEVKENEVEEAEEDDDDEDVGSYSPVLMHGDDKEEAVDPEEDRAILERKRMAVLEERRAQDKILPPTPAEDNFEKKAFKTMGAMEEGDAVFGSNDEINLDSQVYWWHDKYRPRKPKYFNRVHTGYEWNKYNQTHYDHDNPPPKIVQGYKFNIFYPDLVDKARAPTYVIEKDGDSADTCIIKFHAGPPYEDIAFRIVNREWEYSHKKGFKCIFDRGILHLYFNFKRYRYRR, from the coding sequence ATGGGTTCCGGCAACCGTAGCAGTAAGGGTAAGTCGGCGTCCAAATCCGGCAAATGCCGACGCCGATCTTCCGATGAATCCGCCTCAGACTCCGATTCAGTTTCTTGCACTGATTCCGGATCCGACTCGTCTCCGCCGACAAGCAGCCGTAGCCGTAGCCTTAGCCGCCGTTCAAGCGGAAGCAAAAGTCGAAGACCTAGAAATTACTCCGAGGAAGAGAGTAGTAGTTCCGACGAGcgaaataagaagaagaagaagaaaattactGAAGAAGAAATTGCTTTATACATGGCGAAGAAAGCACAGAAGAAAGCAGCGAAAGTAGCAAAGAAGTTGAAAACGCAGAAAGTTTCAGGTTACTCAAACGATTCAAATCCATTCGGAGAttcaaatttaaatgaaaatttcGTATGGCGGAAGAAAATCGAACGCGATGTTACTCGCGGCGTGCCGCTGGATACATTCTCAATGAAGGCAGAGAAACAACGGCAACGAGAACGTATGGCGGAAATCGAAAAGGTGAAAAAACGGAGAGAAGAAAGAGCGATTGAAAAAGCACAAAGGGAAGAAGAATTACAAATGCTTGCTCGAGAACGAGCTCGGGCGGAGTTTCAGGATTGGGAAAAGAAGGAAGAGGAGTTTCATTTCGATCAGAGTAAAGTTCGTACTGAAATTCGGCTTCGTCAAGGTCGTGTTAAGCCTATTGATGTGCTTATTAAGCAATTAGAACCTTCTGGAGATTTCGACGTGGAGATTGATGAGCCTTATGTGGTGTTTAGGGGTTTAGGTATAAAGGAAATGAAGGAACTTCAGGAAGATATTAAATTGCATATTGATTTGGATAGGGAAACGCCGTTGCATATACAGTACTGGGAGGCGCTTTTGGTGGTTTGTAATTGGGAATTGGCGGAAGCTAGGAAGAGAGAAGCAATGGATAAAGCGCGAGTGCGTGGAGAGGAATTACCGCCTGAGTTGGCTGTGGAAGAGAGGGGTTTGCATTCGAGTATTGAGACGGATGTTAAGTCGTTGCTGCAGGGGAAAGGTTATGGTGAGTTGGAAGCATTGCAGTCGCAAATTGAGTCGCAGATGCGGTCTGGTACTGCTAAAGTGGTGGAGTATTGGGAAGCTATTCTTAAACGGCTTCAGATTTACAAGGCGAAGGCTTGTTTGAGGGAAATTCATGCGAAAATGTTGCGTAAACATCTTGAGCATCTTGAGAAACCATTGGAGAGTCGTGATGTAGAGGTGGAAGAGACATTGAAGACTGATGAGGAAGACGTGGATCGTGAGCTAAATGATGCTCAAGCCATGTCTCCGGAACCTTTCTTGAATGAGGAGGTGAAGGAGAACGAGGTGGAGGAGGCGgaggaagatgatgatgatgaagatgtgGGTTCTTATTCGCCTGTGTTAATGCACGGGGATGATAAAGAAGAAGCAGTTGATCCTGAAGAGGACAGGGCAATACTCGAGAGGAAACGTATGGCTGTTTTGGAAGAGAGACGTGCCCAAGATAAGATTTTGCCACCAACTCCTGCGGAAGACAACTTTGAGAAGAAAGCTTTCAAGACTATGGGAGCAATGGAGGAAGGGGATGCAGTGTTTGGATCAAACGACGAAATTAATCTTGATTCACAGGTGTACTGGTGGCACGACAAGTATAGGCCAAGGAAGCCGAAGTATTTCAATCGTGTTCATACTGGTTATGAATGGAACAAGTATAATCAAACTCATTATGATCATGACAATCCACCTCCAAAGATTGTGCAGGGATACAAATTCAATATCTTTTATCCTGATCTTGTTGACAAAGCAAGAGCTCCAACTTATGTCATAGAGAAGGATGGAGATAGTGCTGATACTTGCATCATAAAATTCCATGCTGGCCCTCCTTATGAGGATATAGCTTTCCGAATTGTTAACAGAGAATGGGAGTACTCTCATAAAAAGGGGTTCAAGTGCATATTCGACCGAGGGATTCTGCATTTGTACTTTAACTTCAAACGTTACAGATACCGTCGTTGA
- the LOC107843424 gene encoding protein LURP-one-related 10 → MAGAMVVGPSSYPPQMMANQQVAIINPQFCSPYPVDLNIVRKLMTLSEGAFGVTDVNGNIVFKVKGKLFSLRDRRVLLDAAGNPIVTFQQKILSAHRRWQVYRGESTDSKDFLFSVKKSSLLQFKTKLDVFLAHNTKEDVCDFRIEGSWFERSCVIYAGNTSTIVAQMHRKHTAQSILLGKDNFGVTVYPNVDYAFIVALLVILEEINEDRSGDD, encoded by the exons ATGGCAGGTGCTATGGTAGTTGGACCAAGTAGCTATCCTCCTCAGATGATGGCAAATCAACAAGTTGCAATAATAAATCCACAATTTTGTTCACCATATCCAGTTGATTTAAACATCGTGAGGAAACTTATGACTTTGTCTGAAGGTGCTTTTGGAGTTACTGATGTTAATGGTAACATCGTTTTTAAGGTTAAAGGCAAATTGTTTAGCCTTCGTGATCGACGTGTTTTGCTTGATGCTGCTGGCAATCCTATTGTCACTTTCCAACAAAAG ATATTGAGTGCACATAGGAGATGGCAAGTCTACAGAGGAGAGAGCACGGACTCAAAAGATTTTCTCTTTAGCGTAAAGAAGTCTtcacttcttcaattcaagaccaAATTGGATGTTTTCTTGGCACACAACACAAAAGAAGATGTTTGTGATTTCAGAATTGAAGGCAGTTGGTTTGAAAGATCATGTGTTATTTATGCTGGGAATACTTCTACTATAGTTGCCCAAATGCATAGGAAACACACTGCGCAGAGTATACTGCTTGGCAAAGACAATTTTGGTGTCACTGTGTACCCGAACGTGGACTACGCGTTCATAGTTGCTCTTCTTGTGATTCTGGAGGAGATTAATGAGGATCGATCTGGTGATGATTGA